The DNA sequence GCCTTGATGGACGGTACATCCCCGCTGATTTCCTCCAGGGAGTTATAGGAAAGATCTCCGTCATACACCACAAGGAACGGCACACAAACCGCCGCAACTATGAACAGGGCAATGAATGGGCGTGCAAGCGAGAAGCGCCCGACAGTACCCCAAAGCTTGCTTTCACCATGTTCTGCCGTGCTTTTTGAAGGCCAGAAGATCTTTTGGCCGAGCACAGCCATAAAGAATGGCACTACCGTGAACAGGGCGATCAGCAGCAGCGCTACCCCTACGGCAACAGCTGAGGCTGACTGATACAGCTTAAACTGGGAGAACCCGATGGCCGCAAAGCCGATCATAACCGCCAATCCGCTGAAAAATACGGTGCGGCCGGCATTCTTATACGTCGCAACAATCGCATCAGCCGTTGATTCACTTTGAGCCAATTCTTCTTTAAACCGGCTCAGCAGCAGGATACAGTAATCAGTCCCGATACCGAAAAGGACGGCCACCAGGAAGATCTGCGTATAGTTGGAAATCGGGAAATCCACTTTATCCACCAGGATCGATACAATCGATTGTGAAGCCAGATATGAAAATCCAACCGTCAGCAGCGGAATGACCGGCGCCACGATAGAGCGGAATACCAGGAACAAGACAACGAGGATGAACACAACGGTAATCCCCTCTGTTTTCTTCAGGCCTTCCTCAGAGCTGGTGGTCAGATCTTCATTGATCATCCAGTTGCTCGTATAATAATGGTCAACATCCGCATCTTCAATGGTTTCATACAGAGCATCGCTCAGTTCGCCTGCTTCGCGGCCGTTCCAGCTGATGCTCAATGATGCGAGAATTGACTTCCCGTCATCGGAAACAAGCTGGTCTTTCAGGTTTTCTTCTGTAAAATGGGAGAGGATCTGCGTGATCCCAAGCTCCTCTTTATTTGCTTCCAGATCATTGATGGCTTTCTCAGCTTCTTTGATCTGATCTGCCGACAGCTTTTTATCATCATGGAAAACAAGGGCCACAGAGGTCTCATCGCCTCCGCCTTCCTGCTTCTGCACTTCGTCCATGATCTGGCCGGCCAGCTTGGAGGAGTATTCCTCCGGCACATCCACCTGCCCTTTTTCACGGACAAGATCAGCCATATTAGGGGCCAGGAAAAACAATCCGGCAATAACTGCGATCCACGCAATCAGGACAAACCATTTTCTCTTGATTATTGTATACACGCCTATTCCTCCACCTGTTGATCTTTAATTTCAAGCAGAATACTGCCCAGTTTTTCATAAGTTGTGATAAACTGCTCTATCTCCTGCTGGTCAAATTTTTTGATAAAAGATTCAACCAGCTTGTTGATGCGCTCTTCCGTTTCCGAAAAAAGCTCCCTGCCTTTTTCAGAAAGCGTCAAGTACACGACCCTGCGGTCTTTTTCATCACGTGTCCGTTCGATCAGGCCCTTCTCAAACAGTCTGTTGATGATGGCTGTGATCGCACTTTTTTTTACATCGAACACCTCAGCCAATTCCGTTGACGTGCAGTTCTCTGAATGGTGGATGTATCTGAGCGTGTAATGCTGGTCATTTGTCAGTTCATCCCCGAGCTGGCACTTTACCAGGTTTTCGCCCGTCTTGTTTACTGAGAAGGAAACGGATATGTACCGGTCCACTAAGTCTTTTATATTCTCATGCGGCATGCATTATTCACCTCTCCCGCTATAAAGTTCTACCCTTTAATAATTCAACACTTTAACTAATTTATCTTAATTGTATTTTTCTGTCAAGGGGGAGTTTTTGAGTAAAAAATTGAACTCAAATGGATTTCCTATAATTGAACTAT is a window from the Bacillus infantis NRRL B-14911 genome containing:
- a CDS encoding MarR family winged helix-turn-helix transcriptional regulator; its protein translation is MPHENIKDLVDRYISVSFSVNKTGENLVKCQLGDELTNDQHYTLRYIHHSENCTSTELAEVFDVKKSAITAIINRLFEKGLIERTRDEKDRRVVYLTLSEKGRELFSETEERINKLVESFIKKFDQQEIEQFITTYEKLGSILLEIKDQQVEE